A single Oryza brachyantha chromosome 8, ObraRS2, whole genome shotgun sequence DNA region contains:
- the LOC107304786 gene encoding uncharacterized protein LOC107304786, whose product METLCERRAHQPWMEVFDGVEFAALRMWQSDTYLTADEDGRSVHHVSLRGVASHSAVWAVEKRLAAGTPPRRYLLFRGAYGRYLGAREDHEGCYAFCPLRTGSLVATQRDRDQEEVDAIMWRALACSGSDVFEHHDARGVVLLHDRSGRYLRGNKNLLGCRHSVSIDDNLNAERTLRWEVLPIPTLDRPELPFATNPDLAETLDRSASSTSGQRREIRYVKADDAGNFSEEEGDWTSFQFTSRSVQILREELANRVEYEVTLCVRAGRHGHLTPLLINLPRSEETLHIVVLRRNSAADEQLKFPNPYALLPDEPEEEVTLI is encoded by the exons ATGGAGACCCTGTGCGAGAGGCGAGCGCACCAGCCGTGGATGGAGGTCTTCGACGGCGTGGAGTTCGCGGCGCTGCGGATGTGGCAGAGCGACACGTACCTCACCGCCGACGAGGACGGGCGATCCGTCCACCACGTGAGCCTCCGCGGCGTCGCCTCGCACAGCGCGGTGTGGGCCGTGGAGaagcgcctcgccgccgggacTCCCCCCAGGCGGTACTTGCTCTTCCGCGGCGCCTACGGCCGCTACCTCGGGGCTCGCGAGGACCACGAGGGCTGCTACGCCTTCTGCCCGCTCCGGACCGGCTCGCTCGTGGCCACGCAGCGCGACCGCGATCAGGAGGAGGTCGACGCCATCATGTGGCGCGCGCTCGCGTGCTCCGGCTCCGATGTCTTCGAGCACCACGATGCCCGCGGCGTCGTCCTTCTGCACGACAGGTCCGGGCGCTACCTTCGCGGGAACAAGAATCTCCTCGGTTGCCGCCACAGCGTCTCCATCGACGACAACCTCAACGCCGAGAGGACGCTGCGCTGGGAGGTGCTCCCCATCCCCACGCTCGACAGACCGGAGCTCCCGTTCGCCACCAAT CCCGACTTGGCCGAGACCCTCGACAGGTCGGCGTCGAGCACCTCCGGTCAGCGGCGGGAGATCCGCTACGTGAAGGCCGATGACGCCGGCAACTTCAGCGAGGAAGAGGGTGACTGGACTTCGTTTCAGTTCACATCGAGGTCGGTGCAGATCCTGAGAGAGGAGCTCGCGAACCGAGTGGAGTACGAGGTCACGCTGTGcgtccgcgccggccgccatgGTCACCTCACTCCTCTGCTCATCAACCTGCCTCGCAGCGAGGAGACCCTGCACATCGTCGTCCTCAGGCGCAACAGCGCAG CGGATGAGCAGTTGAAATTCCCAAATCCGTATGCATTGCTGCCAGATGAACCAGAGGAAGAAGTAACCTTGATTTGA
- the LOC102705457 gene encoding uncharacterized protein LOC102705457, translated as MEEGYLHSPSGPSRRHFRMLGSLRGMEVFEDVVFARLRSYECGTYLHADEDGRSVYHGSLALASHNAVWAVERRLVASGDGDGDGDGAAPTLHLLFRGAYGRYLGGPDARDGDGNGERRCRLLKVTQRDRDAEEVDAIMWRAIACGRWDVFEEHDARGVTILRDRSGRYLRGNKGFLSCRRSVSVDGNANKEATLLWELVRVPPSLGRPQLPFATEADLGVTVCLPTRRREIRYVRADDEGNIVGSWESFPFKGKSVRILRDSVVRRVLLNTPASERPQLGENFTLCVRAGLHGHLSPLLINLPRSLEALNVVLLRENSTADNELIFPDVDALPDQPSFE; from the exons ATGGAAGAGGGCTATCTCCACTCCCCATCTGGGCCGTCGCGTCGCCACTTCAGAATGCTCGGGTCCCTGCGGGGGATGGAGGTTTTCGAGGACGTGGTGTTCGCGCGGCTGCGGAGCTACGAGTGCGGCACGTACCTCCACGCCGACGAGGACGGGCGGTCCGTCTACCACGGCagcctcgccctcgcctcgCACAACGCGGTGTGGGCCGTGGAGcggcgcctcgtcgcctccggggacggggacggggacggggacggggcgGCCCCCACGCTGCACCTGCTCTTCCGTGGCGCCTACGGCCGCTACCTCGGGGGCCCCGACGCccgagacggcgacggcaacggcgagCGCCGCTGCCGCTTGCTCAAGGTCACGCAGCGCGAccgcgacgcggaggaggtCGACGCCATCATGTGGCGGGCCATCGCGTGCGGCCGATGGGACGTGTTCGAGGAGCACGACGCCCGGGGCGTCACCATTCTGCGCGACAGGTCCGGGCGCTACCTGCGCGGCAACAAGGGTTTCCTGTCTTGCCGCCGCAGCGTCTCCGTCGACGGCAACGCCAACAAGGAAGCGACGTTGCTGTGGGAGTTGGTGCGCGTCCCCCCGAGTCTCGGCAGGCCCCAGCTCCCGTTCGCCACCGAG GCCGATTTGGGCGTCACGGTGTGCTTGcccacgcggcggcgggagatCCGGTACGTGAGGGCCGACGACGAGGGCAACATCGTGGGAAGCTGGGAGTCGTTTCCGTTCAAAGGGAAGTCGGTGCGGATCCTGAGAGACAGTGTCGTGCGCCGTGTGCTCCTCAACACGCCGGCGAGTGAGCGGCCACAGCTGGGCGAGAACTTCACGCTGTGTGTCCGCGCCGGCCTCCATGGGCACCTCTCCCCTCTGCTCATCAACCTGCCTCGCAGCCTGGAGGCCCTGAACGTCGTCCTTCTCAGGGAGAATAGCACAG CGGATAATGAGTTGATATTCCCAGATGTGGATGCATTGCCAGATCAACCCTCATTTGAGTGA
- the LOC102705742 gene encoding uncharacterized protein LOC102705742, translating into MDFFQGVDFVRLRSWEYDSYLVADEDGRSVQHENHCGASRNSVWAVQALFAGAPPEPYLLFRGAYGRFLGARADATERCCGCCPLRSCLLEAAQRERDEEEVDAIMWRAIGCGIDVIAEHGASGVVLLHDRSWRYLRAYERIMGCFRCVSVDGRLNDEKTLRWEVVPVPPSPERPELPIAIADTCWDDFFSPLEREIRFVTADDDGNFDADEEGWDSFQFTGRSVANLRKEFQVRLGNNYTLCVRAGHHGQVTLLLIDLPRSRETLHIVLFRPNSAVDELLISPDLDALSLTRSEDYRRMIE; encoded by the exons ATGGATTTTTTCCAGGGCGTGGACTTCGTGCGGCTGCGGAGCTGGGAGTACGACTCGTacctcgtcgccgacgaggacggcCGGTCCGTGCAGCACGAGAACCACTGCGGCGCCTCGCGCAACTCGGTGTGGGCCGTCCAGGCGCTCTTCGCCGGGGCGCCCCCCGAGCCGTACCTGCTGTTCCGCGGCGCCTACGGCCGGTTCCTCGGGGCCAGGGCCGACGCCACCGAGcgctgctgcggctgctgccCTCTCCGCTCCTGCTTGCTCGAGGCTGCGCAGCGCGAGCGcgatgaggaggaggtcgACGCCATCATGTGGCGGGCCATCGGGTGTGGCATCGACGTGATAGCGGAGCACGGCGCCAGCGGCGTCGTCCTTCTGCACGACAGGTCGTGGCGCTATCTGCGCGCCTACGAGCGTATCATGGGTTGCTTCCGCTGCGTCTCCGTTGACGGACGCCTCAACGACGAGAAGACGTTGCGGTGGGAGGTGGTGCCCGTGCCCCCGAGTCCCGAAAGGCCCGAGCTCCCGATCGCCATTGCTGAT ACCTGTTGGGACGATTTCTTCTCCCCTCTGGAGCGGGAGATCCGGTTCGTgacggccgacgacgacggcaacttcgacgccgacgaggaagGCTGGGATTCGTTTCAGTTCACCGGGAGGTCGGTGGCCAACCTGAGAAAGGAGTTCCAGGTCCGGCTGGGAAACAACTACACGCTGTGCGTCCGCGCCGGCCACCATGGGCAGGTCACCCTTCTGCTCATCGACCTGCCTCGCAGCAGGGAGACCCTGCACATCGTCCTCTTCAGGCCAAACAGCGCAG TGGATGAGCTGTTGATATCCCCAGATCTAGATGCATTGTCACTAACGAGATCAGAGGATTACAGACGGATGATAGAGTGA
- the LOC102701747 gene encoding protein FAR1-RELATED SEQUENCE 5-like, translating to MEVDGQEAGHGMMEPQVVDLEDDSINFWASLGVHGVDNMPLHGGVHIVDQVPTPALSQSVCKELFPVDSDPCLEPRLGMEFESGEAAKTFYIAYAGRVGFSVRIARSRRSKCSESVIMLRFVCSKEGFSKEKHVVEGKKTRKRPASIREGCNAMLEVLRRGDSKWIATKLVKEHNHEVGMPSRVHYIATESDVVVDPYIGMEFESLEAAKTFYYSYATRVGFEARVRQSRKSQDESLKMLKLVCSRHRYHSGRESNGGDTKRVQALDPSRDGCDALFEIIRKDRDAWKVSKLILEHTHELNPAPTSRVRCVRSQGEVLVIAKNFSDTRNLLLNGLDSPHHRELRYNDLGPEDVQSFLGYLKKAQTEDPSFFYAAQLDKNGHTANIFWADAKARMAYLHFGDAVRFGMLCRNSKEHIPIAVFSGVNHHVQPVVFGCALIVDDSEASFVWLFEKWLESMPPGPPVSLVLEFNQAMAAAATKTLPDTYCLFCEKHILGVVREELQSLDLELEDFVTDLRKCIDWYRLEESFESCWDSVIRKYGFINNELLRSLYDIRRQWAPAYTKKVFCARNLLPQSCHNLENVVEKHFSCKTQLRVAVQQLEQAVCNFYEKEAQADYLTTFQMPTLRTASPVEKQASSIFTRSIFDKFQEQFVESFGYHADRLEVEDVMLHKYCVTVSEGNEEAHTVSFNPEKKTVGCSCCLFESCGILCRHALRVFIIEGVRSLPMAYILKRWTKHAKSIVTLDDYIDLRGYHDDPSTARYNDLHSDAIKCAKEGSTSSELYKIAKEALHKALDELVSLRKSRYQQNLQSSITSVKKPIKKSVKGKDSNHCTGKSLNRSASKNSLLENDDIT from the coding sequence ATGGAGGTCGATGGGCAGGAGGCGGGGCACGGGATGATGGAGCCGCAGGTGGTGGACCTCGAGGACGACAGCATCAACTTCTGGGCCTCGCTGGGCGTCCATGGTGTCGACAACATGCCGCTGCACGGCGGCGTCCACATCGTCGACCAGGTGCCGACGCCGGCGCTGTCGCAGTCAGTCTGCAAGGAGCTGTTCCCGGTTGACTCCGACCCATGCCTTGAGCCCCGGCTGGGGATGGAGTTCGAGTCCGGCGAGGCCGCCAAGACCTTCTACATTGCCTATGCAGGGCGTGTGGGGTTCTCCGTCCGCATTGCTCGGTCACGGAGGTCTAAGTGCAGTGAGTCTGTCATTATGTTGAGGTTTGTCTGCTCAAAGGAAGGGTTCAGCAAGGAAAAGCATGTTGTTGAGGGGAAGAAGACGAGGAAGCGGCCTGCCTCCATTCGGGAGGGCTGCAATGCCATGCTCGAGGTGCTACGTAGAGGTGACAGCAAGTGGATTGCCACCAAGCTTGTCAAGGAGCATAACCATGAGGTCGGTATGCCCAGCAGAGTGCACTACATTGCCACAGAGAGTGATGTGGTGGTCGACCCTTACATTGGTATGGAGTTTGAATCCCTTGAGGCTGCCAAGACATTCTACTACTCATATGCGACCCGTGTTGGGTTTGAAGCTCGTGTACGCCAGTCCCGCAAGTCGCAGGATGAGTCACTCAAGATGCTGAAGCTTGTCTGCTCGAGGCATCGGTACCATTCTGGAAGGGAATCCAATGGAGGGGATACCAAGAGAGTGCAAGCCTTGGATCCTTCCAGGGATGGTTGTGATGCATTATTCGAGATTATTCGGAAAGACAGAGATGCCTGGAAGGTCTCTAAACTCATCTTAGAGCATACTCATGAGCTGAACCCGGCACCAACAAGTAGAGTTCGTTGTGTTCGCTCACAGGGTGAGGTACTTGTTATTGCAAAGAACTTCTCTGACACCCGTAATCTCCTATTGAACGGTCTAGATTCCCCGCATCATAGAGAGTTGCGATATAATGATCTAGGGCCAGAGGATGTTCAAAGCTTCCTTGGATATCTAAAGAAGGCACAAACTGAGGATCCTTCATTTTTCTATGCTGCGCAGCTTGACAAGAATGGTCACACAGCCAATATTTTCTGGGCTGATGCGAAAGCTAGGATGGCTTACCTCCATTTTGGTGATGCTGTTAGGTTTGGTATGCTGTGCAGAAACAGCAAGGAGCATATACCTATCGCGGTATTTTCAGGTGTCAATCATCATGTGCAGCCTGTTGTGTTTGGCTGTGCACTAATTGTTGATGATTCTGAAGCATCATTTGTATGGTTGTTTGAAAAATGGCTTGAATCAATGCCTCCTGGTCCTCCTGTCTCGTTGGTATTAGAGTTTAACCAAGCAATGGCTGCTGCAGCTACCAAAACACTACCCGATACCTATTGTTTGTTCTGTGAGAAGCATATCTTGGGTGTTGTCAGGGAAGAGCTACAAAGTTTAGATTTAGAACTAGAAGATTTCGTTACTGATCTGAGAAAATGCATTGACTGGTATAGATTAGAAGAATCATTTGAATCATGTTGGGACTCAGTCATCAGAAAATATGGCTTCATAAATAATGAACTATTACGGTCTCTATACGATATTCGCAGACAATGGGCCCCTGCATACACAAAGAAGGTATTTTGTGCCAGAAATCTACTTCCACAGAGCTGTCATAATcttgaaaatgttgttgaGAAGCACTTCTCGTGCAAGACCCAATTGCGAGTGGCTGTTCAGCAACTTGAACAAGctgtttgtaatttttatgaaaagGAAGCCCAGGCAGATTATCTGACAACGTTTCAAATGCCAACACTTAGGACGGCATCACCAGTGGAAAAGCAAGCAAGTTCTATATTCACCAGGTcaatatttgataaatttcaGGAGCAGTTTGTTGAGTCCTTTGGGTACCATGCAGATAGACTTGAGGTCGAGGATGTGATGCTACACAAGTATTGTGTTACAGTAAGTGAAGGGAATGAGGAGGCACATACTGTTTCTTTCAATCCAGAAAAAAAGACAGTGGGTTGCAGTTGCTGTTTGTTTGAGAGCTGTGGCATCTTGTGTCGGCATGCTCTTCGTGTTTTCATTATTGAAGGTGTACGTTCTCTTCCAATGGCTTATATCTTGAAACGCTGGACAAAGCATGCAAAAAGTATTGTCACCTTGGATGATTACATAGATTTAAGAGGATACCATGATGATCCTTCAACTGCAAGGTACAATGATCTCCATTCTGATGCGATCAAATGTGCAAAAGAGGGTTCAACATCCTCTGAGCTCTATAAGATTGCTAAAGAGGCATTGCACAAAGCTCTTGATGAACTAGTGTCTTTAAGGAAAAGCAGATATCAGCAAAATTTACAAAGTTCTATCACATCAGTAAAAAAGCCGATCAAGAAGTCTGTGAAGGGAAAAGATTCTAATCATTGTACTGGCAAGAGCTTAAATAGGTCagcatccaaaaattctctCTTGGAGAATGATGATATTacataa